One genomic window of Quercus robur chromosome 6, dhQueRobu3.1, whole genome shotgun sequence includes the following:
- the LOC126689188 gene encoding A-agglutinin anchorage subunit → MDYHSNHRATRSPSSSASSTSSYTPNPPTTTTTTTTTTTTTTAASDPMHSWWESVSKARSRIHALSSLLSNSSPSSSSFSFSSLADSDRPALSLLSSPTAYSLISSALSSPLSGSGSDPLCQWLYDTYLSSDPHLQLVVLSFLPLISALYLSRIHSDDSLSLPSLAGFEAVLLALYASETKSRNGKPILIQIPDLSQPSLYHTPRRTTPAANNRPSVGILSLPLEPQIAVKSTKRACIVGVALDCYYKQISQMPSWSKLEFCRSVAAWAGQDCPCKREFDDEFENCTSFSDSRAIENGCEIEIEGVVEEMNKLGIQKYKAGDNDDENSEKPKGIRIPLPWELLQPALRILGHCLLAPLNPQDVKDEAAVAVRCLYARASHDLVPQAILATRSLIQLDKRARAAAKMEAEAAAAAANASSNSNTPSKAKKPEILLVSK, encoded by the coding sequence atggaCTACCACTCGAACCACCGCGCTACTCGCTCTCCCTCCTCCTCCGCCTCCTCCACCTCCTCTTACACTCCAAACCCtcccaccacaaccaccaccaccaccaccacaactaccaccaccaccgccgccTCTGACCCGATGCACTCCTGGTGGGAATCCGTATCCAAAGCCCGTTCTCGAATCCAcgctctctcttctctcctctcCAATTCCTCCCCTTCCtcctcttccttctccttctcttccCTCGCCGACTCCGACCGCCCCGCCCTCTCCCTCCTCTCCTCCCCCACCGCCTACTCCCTCATCTCCTCCGCCCTCTCCTCCCCTCTCTCCGGATCCGGATCCGACCCGCTCTGCCAATGGCTCTACGACACCTACCTCTCCTCCGACCCTCACTTGCAACTCGTCGTCCTTTCTTTCCTCCCTCTCATCTCCGCCCTCTACCTCTCTCGCATCCACTCCGAcgactctctctccctcccttcCCTCGCCGGATTCGAAGCCGTACTCCTCGCTCTCTACGCTTCCGAAACCAAATCCCGCAACGGAAAGCCGATTCTCATCCAAATCCCTGACCTCTCTCAGCCCTCGCTCTACCACACTCCTCGCCGCACCACCCCCGCCGCTAACAATCGGCCTTCCGTTGGAATTTTGTCGCTGCCTTTAGAGCCGCAGATCGCCGTTAAATCCACGAAACGAGCTTGCATCGTCGGCGTCGCTCTCGATTGCTATTACAAGCAGATCTCGCAGATGCCGAGTTGGTCTAAGCTCGAATTTTGCCGATCCGTCGCTGCCTGGGCCGGCCAGGACTGTCCTTGTAAAAGAGAGTTCGACGACGAATTCGAAAACTGCACGTCGTTTTCGGATTCTAGAGCAATCGAGAATGGATGTGAGATTGAGATTGAAGGTGTGGTTGAAGAGATGAACAAATTAGGGATCCAGAAATACAAGGCTGGTGATAACGATGATGAAAATTCCGAAAAACCTAAGGGGATTAGAATTCCGTTACCTTGGGAGCTATTGCAACCGGCATTGAGGATTTTAGGGCATTGCTTGTTGGCTCCGTTGAATCCACAAGACGTAAAGGACGAAGCCGCGGTGGCCGTGAGGTGTTTATACGCCAGAGCTTCTCATGATCTGGTTCCGCAGGCGATCTTGGCCACGAGGAGCCTTATTCAGCTTGATAAGAGGGCGCGCGCGGCTGCTAAGATGGAGGCAGAAGCAGCAGCAGCTGCAGCA